A window of the Planktothrix tepida PCC 9214 genome harbors these coding sequences:
- the metX gene encoding homoserine O-acetyltransferase MetX, whose translation MDYQQFISPLTQFYQLPQPFQLESGAVLENVQIAYRTWGTLNPAGDNGVLVCHAFTGWADLENWWSPLLGTGQALNPDQDFIVCSNILGSCYGTTGPTSINPQTGQPYGPTFPNITIRDMVHLQAQLVAALGIRSLRLVIGGSLGGMQVLEWALLYPSKLRAIAVIAASGRHSAWCIGLSEAQRQAIYVDPNWQGGYYSPEKPPHQGLKVARMIAMTTYRSWPSFSERFGRQTQAEAKFAIANYLNHQGDKLVERFDANTYITLTRSMDSHDVSRPEKTYEAVLQSISHPTLIIAIDSDVLYPVVEQEELAALIPQAKLVFLDSHHGHDAFLMDMDALNRLLLRFQADI comes from the coding sequence ATGGATTACCAACAATTTATTTCACCTTTAACCCAGTTTTATCAACTCCCTCAACCGTTTCAACTTGAATCCGGGGCGGTTTTGGAGAACGTTCAGATTGCCTATCGTACCTGGGGAACCCTCAACCCAGCAGGGGATAACGGGGTTTTGGTTTGTCATGCCTTTACGGGTTGGGCAGATTTAGAGAATTGGTGGAGTCCATTGTTGGGAACGGGGCAAGCTTTGAATCCAGACCAGGATTTTATTGTCTGTAGCAATATTTTGGGCAGTTGCTACGGTACAACGGGGCCGACTTCGATCAATCCCCAAACTGGGCAACCCTACGGCCCCACGTTTCCTAATATTACGATTCGGGATATGGTTCATCTCCAGGCTCAGTTAGTTGCAGCCCTGGGAATTCGCTCCTTGCGTTTGGTCATTGGTGGGTCATTAGGAGGGATGCAGGTTTTGGAGTGGGCTTTGCTTTATCCCTCAAAGCTACGGGCGATCGCTGTCATTGCGGCATCGGGTCGGCACTCGGCTTGGTGTATTGGGTTAAGTGAAGCTCAACGTCAGGCAATTTATGTCGATCCAAATTGGCAAGGTGGTTATTATTCGCCTGAAAAACCACCTCATCAAGGTTTAAAGGTGGCTCGGATGATTGCCATGACCACTTATCGTTCCTGGCCTAGTTTTAGTGAACGGTTTGGCCGTCAAACCCAAGCGGAAGCTAAATTTGCGATCGCTAATTATTTAAACCATCAGGGGGATAAATTAGTCGAACGGTTTGATGCGAATACTTACATCACGTTGACTCGATCAATGGATTCTCATGATGTCAGCCGTCCCGAAAAAACCTATGAAGCGGTTTTACAAAGTATTTCTCATCCCACGTTAATTATCGCCATTGACTCGGATGTTCTGTACCCCGTTGTTGAACAGGAAGAGTTGGCTGCTTTGATTCCCCAGGCTAAGTTAGTATTTTTGGACTCCCATCATGGTCACGATGCGTTTTTAATGGATATGGATGCTTTGAACCGTCTGTTACTAAGGTTTCAAGCTGACATTTGA
- a CDS encoding O-acetylhomoserine aminocarboxypropyltransferase/cysteine synthase family protein, with translation MPDQYRFETLQIHAGQEPDPTTNARAVPIYQTTSYVFNNAEHGAKLFGLEEFGNIYTRIMNPTTDVFEKRVAALEGGVAALATSSGQAAQFLTISTIAQAGDNIVSTSYLYGGTYNQFKVSLPRLGIDVKFVDGDNVEDFRAAIDDHTKALYVETIGNPQFNIPDFVALAQVAHENNIPLIVDNTFGCVGYLARPIDYGADIVVQSATKWIGGHGTSIGGVIVDSGKFNWGNGKFPLFTEPAPGYHGLIFQDAFGPDSPFGNIAFIIRARVEGLRDLGPTLSPFNAFLLLQGLETLSLRVDRHVENALALAHWLESHPQVAWVSYPGLESHCYHERAKKYLKHGFGGVLTFGIQGGLAAGRKFIDSVKLASHLANVGDAKTLVIHPASTTHQQLSEAEQRSSGVTPELVRVSVGLEHIEDIKADFEQAFQQTLSL, from the coding sequence ATGCCTGATCAATATCGTTTTGAAACGCTACAAATTCATGCGGGTCAAGAACCTGATCCAACGACCAATGCTAGGGCTGTTCCCATTTACCAAACCACATCCTACGTTTTTAATAATGCTGAACATGGGGCGAAGTTATTTGGTCTTGAGGAATTTGGCAATATCTATACTCGGATTATGAATCCGACAACGGATGTCTTTGAAAAGCGGGTTGCAGCCTTGGAAGGTGGAGTTGCAGCCTTAGCCACCTCAAGTGGTCAAGCGGCGCAGTTTTTAACGATTAGCACCATTGCCCAAGCTGGAGATAATATCGTTTCCACCAGTTATCTGTATGGCGGAACCTATAACCAGTTTAAGGTCAGTCTGCCCCGTTTGGGAATTGACGTCAAGTTTGTTGATGGGGATAATGTCGAAGATTTTCGGGCTGCTATTGATGACCACACCAAAGCCCTTTATGTGGAAACCATTGGTAATCCCCAGTTTAATATTCCTGATTTTGTGGCTCTGGCTCAGGTGGCTCACGAAAATAATATTCCTTTAATTGTGGATAATACCTTTGGCTGTGTCGGCTATTTAGCGCGACCCATTGACTACGGAGCCGATATTGTGGTGCAGTCTGCGACTAAGTGGATTGGTGGTCATGGAACCTCAATTGGTGGGGTAATTGTGGATTCAGGGAAGTTTAATTGGGGAAATGGCAAGTTTCCTTTATTTACTGAACCAGCACCGGGCTATCACGGTTTAATTTTTCAAGATGCCTTTGGCCCCGATAGCCCCTTTGGCAATATTGCTTTTATTATTCGCGCCCGGGTAGAAGGATTACGAGATTTAGGCCCAACTTTGAGTCCGTTTAATGCCTTTTTGTTATTACAAGGTCTGGAAACTCTCTCGTTACGAGTTGATCGCCATGTCGAGAATGCACTGGCTTTAGCCCATTGGTTAGAAAGCCATCCCCAGGTGGCATGGGTGAGTTATCCAGGGTTAGAAAGTCACTGTTATCACGAACGAGCCAAAAAATATCTCAAACATGGTTTTGGAGGCGTTTTAACCTTTGGAATTCAAGGCGGATTAGCGGCAGGGCGCAAGTTTATCGACAGCGTTAAACTGGCCAGTCATCTGGCAAATGTGGGGGATGCTAAAACCCTCGTCATCCATCCGGCTTCGACCACCCATCAACAATTAAGTGAGGCAGAACAGCGATCATCGGGGGTAACACCTGAATTAGTTCGGGTTTCCGTTGGTTTGGAACATATTGAGGATATTAAGGCTGATTTTGAGCAAGCGTTTCAACAGACATTGAGCCTTTAA
- a CDS encoding tetratricopeptide repeat protein, producing MVPREFLKTVATRVGISDNELEVMARAIQGEPMTTISKHLGVRKDALQKRLGEVYRKLNITGAGPGKLAKLQQRLLAEYQSEGNQLGGQNGQSGRKKRLLGGGDAQGFSSNVQIDWGSAPRLGAFYGRSEPLATLKQGLVTERVPLMMLEGIGGIGKTALGVKLVQEIAPDFDQVIWRSLRDKPSPSEFIAATFPATSKPPLDWDDSEQIAEFIKTLSNSRYLLIIDEVEYISQLGSKDAAFKSYEFLLQQLSESSHRSSVLLMGWEIPPSWQKFASKPSIQLTGLSEQDSQQMLLSGQETLYLDGKYLSELVHLCGGNPLILKLWSAKIPDLTIGNLTKLIKQNTLVIEELVRQYLRADQELSELEIRLVCWLAVNPKPATLSELATDLILSETGTEVQISLDFLIERSLLEAVPGQPISYTINSNFKKEIWYQLMGKSFNELGYKHYLEGEFQSAKTDLLQAVRYHPALSAGHYNLGSTYEKLEQFEPAKKHYQILVDVDNNRAAQAAVNNLARLEILEGKTHEAIDKLEKTLVQVKDKGVRSALHKNLGWAYFLQNNPKQAEVELRQSLELKESNAVAYYILAQVLEAQNRHKQALAFWKTALEQDETDQQSNGVTWRLPELLTWRMMARQRLQ from the coding sequence ATGGTACCCAGAGAATTTTTAAAGACTGTAGCCACGAGAGTAGGAATTTCCGACAATGAACTCGAAGTCATGGCACGGGCAATCCAAGGCGAACCCATGACCACAATTTCTAAGCATTTAGGAGTTCGCAAGGACGCCTTGCAGAAACGTTTAGGAGAAGTGTATAGGAAATTAAACATTACCGGGGCTGGCCCAGGAAAGTTAGCCAAACTTCAGCAACGGTTATTAGCAGAATATCAATCGGAAGGAAATCAACTCGGCGGACAAAACGGCCAATCGGGTCGCAAAAAACGCTTACTGGGAGGGGGTGATGCTCAGGGTTTCAGTAGTAATGTCCAAATTGATTGGGGTAGCGCGCCTCGATTAGGAGCTTTTTATGGCCGTTCAGAACCCTTAGCCACCTTAAAACAAGGATTAGTGACAGAACGTGTTCCTCTGATGATGCTGGAAGGGATTGGAGGAATTGGAAAAACCGCATTAGGGGTAAAATTAGTCCAAGAAATTGCCCCCGACTTTGACCAAGTAATTTGGCGATCGCTGCGAGATAAACCCTCTCCCAGTGAATTTATTGCCGCTACGTTTCCCGCTACCTCAAAACCCCCCTTAGATTGGGATGATTCGGAACAAATTGCTGAATTCATCAAAACCCTATCCAATTCTCGATATTTACTGATTATCGATGAAGTGGAATATATTTCACAACTGGGAAGTAAAGATGCAGCCTTCAAAAGTTATGAATTCCTCCTGCAACAATTGAGCGAATCTTCCCATCGCAGTAGCGTGTTATTAATGGGTTGGGAAATTCCTCCCTCCTGGCAAAAATTTGCCTCTAAACCGTCTATTCAGTTAACAGGCTTATCTGAACAAGACTCTCAACAAATGTTACTTTCCGGTCAGGAAACCCTCTATTTGGATGGAAAATACCTGTCAGAGTTAGTGCATTTATGTGGGGGTAATCCCTTAATCTTAAAATTATGGTCGGCTAAAATTCCGGATTTAACGATAGGAAATCTGACCAAATTAATCAAGCAAAATACCTTAGTGATTGAAGAATTGGTTCGTCAATATCTGCGAGCCGATCAAGAATTGTCAGAGCTTGAAATTCGTTTAGTTTGTTGGTTAGCCGTGAATCCCAAACCAGCCACCTTAAGTGAGTTGGCAACGGATTTGATCCTCTCGGAAACCGGAACGGAAGTTCAAATTTCCTTAGATTTCTTAATCGAGCGATCGCTGTTAGAAGCCGTCCCAGGTCAACCCATTAGTTACACCATTAACAGCAATTTCAAGAAAGAAATTTGGTATCAATTGATGGGTAAATCCTTCAATGAACTGGGTTATAAACACTATTTAGAAGGAGAATTCCAATCCGCTAAAACTGATTTATTGCAAGCCGTTCGTTATCATCCCGCCTTAAGTGCAGGTCATTATAACCTGGGGTCTACTTACGAGAAACTAGAACAGTTTGAACCCGCGAAAAAACATTATCAAATTCTCGTTGATGTTGACAATAACCGGGCAGCACAAGCGGCTGTTAATAATTTAGCTCGGTTAGAAATTTTAGAAGGCAAAACCCACGAAGCTATTGATAAATTAGAAAAAACCCTCGTACAGGTTAAAGATAAAGGAGTTCGCTCTGCTTTACATAAAAATCTGGGCTGGGCTTATTTCTTGCAAAATAATCCTAAACAAGCTGAAGTTGAGTTACGTCAATCTTTAGAATTAAAAGAATCTAATGCCGTAGCTTACTATATTTTAGCTCAAGTTTTAGAAGCCCAAAACCGTCACAAACAAGCCCTAGCATTTTGGAAAACGGCTTTAGAACAGGACGAAACGGATCAACAATCTAACGGCGTTACCTGGCGTTTACCCGAATTACTCACCTGGCGCATGATGGCCCGTCAACGCTTACAATAA
- a CDS encoding beta-ketoacyl-ACP synthase III, which yields MVISRSHLNNSPHFRTKTLETSQSAHHLAQVRQVKLLATGKYLPKNQVTAEQLGQKLGIEATWIEKKSGVKVRYFVQDETASQMGAMAAKKALETAGLSLNDIDCIVCTSSVPEQSIPCTAALVQKQLGGESSGIATFDINSTCLSFVVGLDTLSYLVDAGRYSRVLLVASEIALAVDWKDRETSTLFGDGAAAAIIGKTNPEEGSKIICSRQETYSEGADLSQCLAGGNRYHPREYSDNMDRFLFKMQGRAIYRLASQILPGFLERLLQPAGLTLEDIDFVIPHQASLMAMGLIRKGLNIPEEKWMVIAHNHGNTIAASIPMTLHEAIQQNKIHRGDRILLLGTSAGFSVGGIVLEY from the coding sequence ATGGTGATTAGTCGTAGCCATCTCAATAATTCTCCCCATTTCAGGACAAAAACCCTAGAAACTTCCCAATCTGCTCATCACTTAGCCCAAGTTAGACAAGTGAAACTCTTAGCAACGGGAAAATACTTACCTAAAAATCAAGTTACTGCTGAACAATTAGGGCAAAAATTAGGAATTGAAGCCACTTGGATTGAAAAAAAATCTGGGGTCAAAGTTCGTTACTTTGTTCAAGATGAAACCGCTTCTCAAATGGGGGCAATGGCAGCTAAAAAAGCCTTAGAAACGGCGGGATTATCCTTAAATGATATTGATTGTATTGTTTGTACCAGTAGTGTTCCTGAACAGTCTATTCCTTGTACTGCTGCTTTAGTCCAAAAACAACTCGGAGGAGAGTCTTCAGGAATTGCCACTTTTGATATTAATTCAACTTGTTTAAGTTTTGTTGTTGGGTTAGATACCCTCTCTTATTTAGTAGATGCAGGACGCTATTCACGGGTGCTATTAGTGGCTTCAGAAATTGCCCTAGCTGTTGATTGGAAGGATCGAGAAACCAGTACCTTATTTGGAGATGGCGCCGCTGCTGCAATTATTGGTAAAACTAATCCCGAAGAAGGTTCAAAAATTATCTGTTCTCGCCAAGAAACTTATAGTGAAGGTGCAGATTTATCCCAATGTTTAGCCGGAGGAAATCGTTATCATCCCCGTGAATACTCGGACAATATGGATCGATTTTTATTTAAAATGCAAGGTCGGGCAATTTACCGTTTAGCCTCTCAAATTTTACCCGGATTTTTAGAACGATTGTTACAACCTGCGGGGTTAACCTTAGAAGATATTGATTTTGTCATTCCCCATCAAGCAAGTTTAATGGCAATGGGTTTAATTCGTAAAGGATTAAATATTCCTGAAGAAAAATGGATGGTTATTGCTCACAATCACGGAAATACAATCGCTGCTTCGATTCCGATGACCCTCCATGAAGCAATTCAACAGAATAAAATTCATCGAGGCGATCGCATTTTGCTATTAGGAACCTCCGCCGGATTTTCCGTTGGGGGGATAGTTTTAGAATATTAA
- a CDS encoding glycosyltransferase family 2 protein, whose translation MNILILILGLIGLAERVIKWILIQQFFQKAKLEAESFLPLETYTISILQPILSGDPTLWDCLSNNLALKTPYQLEFIWLIDENDPVAQAGCHQLIETYPDVKVKLISLPPSPNQISPKMFKLIAGLKEATGNIIAVLDDDTMLPNQAFDQCLAYLEKPEIGVAFGLPYYVNFSNFWSTLVSSVVNGNNLLTYIPYTYLINPFTINGMFFVIKREVLEKVDGFATLDKFIVDDYAIAQHFRKQGYQLAQTPVCHGISTQIQDSTHYFNLITRWFIFPQASILKSSSVQELIVFYLMAFLPTLFPFLVFLYTLFFPSLYGLIYGLIYFGLNYALLSNFNQNYLRNATPKTHIIVLILVQILLPIHIIISLFLPRNINWRGHIMQLTEEGGFEFIQRRDSV comes from the coding sequence ATGAATATTTTGATATTAATTTTAGGTTTAATTGGATTAGCAGAACGGGTGATCAAATGGATTTTAATTCAACAATTTTTTCAAAAAGCTAAACTTGAGGCTGAATCTTTCCTCCCACTGGAAACCTATACAATTTCTATCTTACAACCCATTTTAAGCGGTGATCCGACCCTATGGGACTGTCTGAGCAACAATTTAGCACTAAAAACACCCTATCAACTAGAATTTATTTGGTTAATTGATGAAAATGATCCAGTCGCACAGGCGGGATGTCATCAATTGATAGAAACCTATCCCGATGTTAAGGTTAAATTAATTTCTCTACCTCCATCCCCCAATCAAATTAGTCCCAAAATGTTTAAACTAATTGCCGGACTGAAGGAAGCAACGGGTAATATTATTGCGGTTTTAGATGATGACACAATGTTACCCAATCAAGCTTTTGATCAGTGCCTTGCCTATTTAGAAAAACCGGAGATTGGTGTTGCCTTTGGTTTACCTTATTATGTCAATTTTTCTAATTTTTGGTCAACCTTAGTCTCTAGTGTCGTGAATGGGAATAACTTACTGACCTATATTCCCTATACTTATCTAATTAATCCTTTTACAATTAATGGAATGTTTTTTGTAATCAAACGAGAGGTGTTAGAAAAAGTGGATGGATTTGCAACTTTAGATAAATTTATTGTAGATGATTATGCAATCGCCCAACATTTCCGCAAACAGGGTTATCAACTCGCCCAAACTCCCGTTTGTCATGGAATTAGTACCCAAATTCAAGATTCTACCCACTATTTTAACCTAATCACACGCTGGTTTATTTTTCCTCAAGCCTCGATTTTAAAATCTTCCTCGGTTCAAGAATTAATTGTCTTTTACTTAATGGCATTTTTGCCCACCCTGTTTCCCTTTCTCGTCTTCCTTTATACTCTATTCTTCCCTTCCCTTTATGGGTTAATCTATGGACTGATTTACTTTGGTTTAAATTATGCCCTATTAAGCAACTTTAATCAAAATTATCTGCGGAATGCAACACCCAAGACCCATATTATCGTCTTAATTCTTGTGCAAATTTTACTACCCATTCATATTATTATTTCCCTGTTTTTACCCCGAAATATTAACTGGAGAGGACATATTATGCAATTAACCGAAGAGGGAGGGTTTGAATTTATTCAACGTCGAGATTCTGTTTAA
- a CDS encoding pentapeptide repeat-containing protein yields MKPTEHSPTSILMSPRELLDRYATGKRGFIGVNLQGADLRGAVLKSILLWQSNLKSANLSGADLSNSHLFANLIQTNLSGADLSSAKLIYADLRKADLTCAKLFKTNLKGADLRGADLRGAKLIYTDLEDANLIGANLRGVILFAVNLNQANLAETDLSQTTFIKTETTSAILSDPEAN; encoded by the coding sequence ATGAAGCCAACAGAACATAGTCCTACCTCTATTTTAATGAGTCCTCGTGAATTATTAGATCGTTATGCAACAGGAAAACGGGGTTTTATTGGGGTAAATTTGCAGGGTGCTGATTTAAGAGGAGCCGTATTAAAAAGTATTTTACTTTGGCAAAGTAATTTAAAATCGGCGAATTTAAGTGGTGCTGATTTAAGCAATTCTCATTTATTTGCTAACTTAATTCAAACTAATTTAAGTGGGGCTGATTTGTCGAGTGCTAAATTAATTTATGCCGACCTTAGAAAGGCAGATTTAACCTGTGCTAAATTATTTAAAACCAATTTGAAAGGTGCCGATTTAAGAGGGGCTGATTTAAGAGGAGCTAAATTAATTTATACAGATCTCGAAGATGCTAATTTAATAGGAGCTAATTTAAGGGGGGTAATTTTATTTGCGGTTAATTTGAATCAAGCTAATTTAGCTGAAACTGATTTAAGTCAAACTACATTTATTAAAACTGAGACTACATCTGCTATTTTATCAGATCCAGAAGCCAACTGA
- the crtO gene encoding beta-carotene ketolase CrtO, protein MSTYDVIIIGAGHNGLVCAAYLLKAGYSVLLLEKRPVPGGAATTEEVIPEDAPGFKFNLCAIDHEFIHLGPVVEELELTKYGLEYLYCDPVVFCPHPDGRYFLAHRSVEKTCAEIARYSERDARKYKEFVEYWQRLMNAVSPLFNAPPTSIIDIAKNFDREAFIDLLAVLGGKDKILDFVRTMLISPEDLVNEWFDTEIVKAPLARLASEIGAPPSQKGISVGASMLAMRHHPGMSRPRGGTGALTQALVNLVKHLGGVILTDTPVQKLLIDNGRAVGVRVSNQQEYRAKRGVISNIDARRLFLQCVDAMDIDAADPNLRERLDRKMINNNETILKIDCALSEPLRFDAYNHQDSYLIGSVLIADSVNHVEKAHNLCTVGEIPDQDPSVYLVVPTILDPSMAPEGKHTLWIEFFAPYQIAGAEGTGLNGTGWTDELKYKVADRVLDKIAEYSPNLKHSILARRVESPAELGERLGSYKGNCYHIDMTLDQMIFFRPLPELANYTTPIQGLFLTGAGTHPGGSISGMPGRNCARVFLQAQKPLNQVLKQTQNSLKSIWQSLGQG, encoded by the coding sequence ATGTCTACTTATGATGTCATCATCATTGGTGCAGGCCATAACGGGTTGGTTTGTGCCGCTTATCTTCTCAAAGCTGGGTATAGTGTTTTACTATTAGAAAAACGTCCCGTTCCAGGAGGGGCTGCTACTACAGAAGAAGTCATTCCCGAAGATGCACCGGGATTTAAGTTTAACCTCTGTGCCATTGATCATGAATTTATCCATCTTGGCCCCGTTGTAGAAGAATTAGAATTAACAAAATATGGCTTAGAGTATTTATATTGTGACCCCGTTGTGTTTTGTCCTCATCCCGATGGACGGTATTTTTTAGCTCATCGTTCTGTGGAAAAAACCTGTGCAGAAATTGCTCGATATAGTGAACGAGATGCCCGCAAATATAAAGAATTTGTTGAGTATTGGCAACGATTAATGAATGCCGTTAGCCCTTTATTTAATGCCCCTCCGACTTCAATTATTGATATTGCTAAAAACTTTGACCGAGAAGCATTTATTGATTTATTAGCGGTCTTGGGAGGAAAAGATAAAATCTTAGATTTTGTCAGAACGATGTTAATTAGTCCAGAGGATTTAGTTAATGAATGGTTTGATACGGAAATTGTTAAAGCTCCTTTAGCAAGATTAGCATCAGAAATTGGTGCTCCTCCCTCTCAAAAAGGCATTTCTGTAGGCGCAAGTATGTTAGCAATGCGTCATCATCCGGGAATGTCTCGACCTCGCGGGGGTACAGGTGCATTAACTCAAGCCTTAGTGAATTTAGTTAAACATTTAGGAGGCGTTATTTTAACAGACACTCCGGTTCAAAAGTTATTAATTGATAACGGTCGTGCTGTTGGAGTTAGAGTTTCAAACCAGCAAGAATATCGAGCAAAACGGGGAGTGATTTCTAATATTGATGCGAGGCGGTTATTTTTACAATGTGTTGATGCGATGGATATAGACGCAGCCGACCCCAATTTACGAGAACGGTTAGACCGTAAAATGATTAATAATAATGAAACGATTCTCAAAATTGATTGTGCTTTGTCGGAACCTTTACGATTTGATGCTTATAATCATCAAGATAGTTATTTAATCGGATCAGTTTTAATTGCAGATTCTGTTAATCATGTTGAAAAAGCCCATAATTTATGTACCGTTGGGGAAATTCCTGATCAAGATCCGTCAGTTTATTTAGTGGTTCCAACAATCTTAGATCCCTCTATGGCTCCTGAAGGAAAACATACCTTATGGATTGAATTTTTTGCCCCCTATCAAATAGCAGGAGCCGAAGGAACGGGGTTAAATGGAACCGGATGGACGGATGAGTTAAAATATAAAGTCGCAGATCGAGTGCTGGATAAAATTGCTGAATATTCTCCTAATCTCAAGCATTCAATTTTAGCGCGTCGGGTCGAAAGTCCGGCGGAATTGGGAGAACGGTTAGGGTCTTATAAAGGCAATTGTTATCATATTGATATGACCTTAGATCAAATGATTTTTTTCCGTCCCCTCCCTGAATTAGCGAATTATACCACCCCCATTCAAGGTTTATTTTTAACGGGTGCAGGTACTCATCCAGGGGGGTCAATTTCAGGAATGCCGGGTCGCAATTGTGCTCGTGTATTTCTTCAAGCTCAAAAACCCCTGAATCAAGTTTTAAAACAGACCCAAAATTCCCTCAAATCGATTTGGCAGTCCCTAGGACAAGGTTAA